Genomic window (Toxotes jaculatrix isolate fToxJac2 chromosome 10, fToxJac2.pri, whole genome shotgun sequence):
AAGTGTTTGTTCAGGCAGTTGTGTTATCTGACTGGCATCAGCTTTTTCATTCATGCTTGATTTTTCATTCATGCTTCACAGTGACTGGGTCGATCACAGTAAATATGTGTGATGAGTAATATCCAATCATGTTCATGGAGATGTACAATGGTCACGTCCTTGACACGAGAGTCTCTGACTGAACTGACAAGCTTTATAGTTTTGCTTGAAAAAGTAAGGAGTGAGGAGTTAAATATTTGATCGATTGATCACAAATCAGTGCTGTGTCAGTAAGTGggctaattgtttcagctgtaGCTCAGCATCTGCTGTCTCTCGTTTAGATGATTTAAACTTCCctgttttcatttatcattGCATTATCCTCTGTCCGTCTCTTCTCCAGCTGTCAATGAATTCCCTGAAGATATCTTTACTCtggagcagaggagacagggagCGGTACTCCTTCATGTTCTCTGTGTGAGTATCTGCTCTGCTGGCAGGAAAACCAGAATTAGAAAATGAAAGATGCTATATTTTGTTGTACTAGAGCTCAATGACAGACGCACTTAGATGATTAAGTGTCTCCTGTGTTTCGCAGGCTATCTACATGTTTCATGCGCTGGCCATCGTGtgtgatgtttattttgtgCCATCACTGGAAAAAGTATCAGAGGTATGAACAAAAATCATATTTACTGtggttcaaaataaaacatccatccattttcccCTGGAGTCAGGTTGTGGAGGCAGCAGGTTAAGCAAGATAGTCCAGACGTCCCTCTTCACAGCATTGTTTCCCAGCTCATCCTGGGGGACCCTGAGGCATTTGAAGGCCAGATGAGATATATAGTCTCTCCAGGGTATTCTGGGTCTGTCCTGTCCAGGAGTTGGCTGTGCCCTCCAAACCTCCAATGGAAGGTGCCCAGGAGGCATCCGGATCAGGTGCCCAAACCACCTCAACTGACCACATAATCTGTAAAAAGCAGAGAGGTGATTCTGAGGTCCCCAAAGTGGACATTCTCCTCCTGCACCTTGAGATTCTGTCCATGACAATCAGAAAGCGGATGGGTGACAAGGGATAACCCTGACAGAGGATACAAATTCTCACTCTGGTTATATAAGGACTGGCTCGTAATACTGGCCCCAGCATCCCATAGTCTTGCAGGAAGTTAGAGTTGAAGACCTTGCTGAAAGGGGGCATCAGCTAGGTTTTTCCCACTACATGTTTGGGTTTCCTCGGTCTGTCTGGCAGCCTCCAGATAGACTGGGTGGTGATCAGTTGACACATATCAGGCTGTGGATACACAGACAGTACTTGTAGGATCAATCCACTGATTTGGGATTTGTTGgcggtaagaaaaaaaaaaatagaacatcACCAGCCTTATTCTTTAAGCTGTTTGATCTCCTTTGTCCTCTAGAACCTCCAGCTCAGTCAGGATGTTGCCGGGGCAACCTTCATGGCAGCTGGGAGCTCCGCCCCCGAGCTCTTCacctctctgattggtcagtatGACGCTTTTCCAATCAGTTACTCAGTCTGATGGGTCAGCCCAATGACTGCTCCATCAACGTTACAATTACCTGCAATCATATGCATCTTCACCTGATGAGCACTAAGAAAAGTCAAGTGTATATAGGCAGAAGAACTGATTGGCCCATTTCAGGTATGAAGTAGACGATGAGGAGAGTTTCATTTTGCTTTATAGTTTGTCAGCTCACAGGTAAATTACTTCCATCGCCaagatgttctttttttccccatcgcACATATGTTTTGGAAATGTGAAAAACTAGAACAATACAGGAGATTTATGCTagatgcaataaaaaaaaggttctaCAGTGCCTAGAGGACTCATCTCTAGTGCCCTTTGATAGAGGATATAAGGTACAGTTTATTAAAATGGCCATGTCGCTGGAAACAAATATCTTTCTGCGATttaaaaggatgaaaaaaatattcctTCCAGATACATGTGGTTAAAGAGCATTTCTTCATGTATCGCCACTAAaatattctattttattctcAAAAGAAAAACGAGTGGCTTTGATAAGTAATGGGATGACTTTAGGCAATATTCAGCAAATATTACACAATCAGTAAAGATAAAACACGTCTGCCCAGCCCCTGTGGTTATGACccaaaaatgtaatatttctgTTCAGAGGAGACAATGTCTAACTTAGTTCACTAAATATGTGTGGGAGGGAGACACAATCCATTACTTCTTCAGCACTGtcacattaattttttttttttttccaatgatTTATGGTTCTTAACTCTTTTGTGCTGTTAGGCGTGTTTATCACAAAGGGAGATGTGGGTGTGGGAACTATTGTGGGATCAGCTGTCTTTAACATCCTGGTCATCATCGGCATCTGTGGCATCTTCTCCAAACAGGTACACACCCTGGACTAACCTCACCTCTTCCAAATGACTGAATAGATGCTTATCAGTGATTAGGTTTTTTTCTGCTAACCAGAAACACAGCCATCACAGGATTTTAATGTTGTGCAGCGTGCTTAATGTAAATGTACTATGTGTCTCTCCAGCCTATCTCTCTGACCTGGTGGCCTCTGTTTCGTGATGCTGTTTTCTACATCCTGTCCATACTGGTGCTTATCCTGGTGAGAAAGCCTCTAGTCAAACTATGACTGCATTCAcactctgctctttttttaGATTGATCGATTTTTAAAAGATTGGTCGGCGTTTGATGTTTATTGGCCATTTAATTAATGGgattttaatttttactgtAACACTTAGATTTGTGAGACCAAAAACTATATCTTGCCAACAGTAGAGAGAAACCTCTCACTTCATGCTATTTGATAtatgatataaatataaaatcccACTAATGCTGGATTTTTGGGGCCATTACAGATATTGATATTTGAGAGTTTATGGATGATGTATCtctatttggcttttttttgtttttttttaaagaatccCTTTAAAAATTGTGAAATGTGCTGAGAGGGACAgtttacagttgaaaaataagCTTAATTACTTAGTTCTCTCTGGTGGAGAAGCTATGTTATGATGGGTTTCTAAATTACCTCAGACTTATTGCCTTTTCTGTACAGCAGTGTTTTGGTACATATCAGCACATTTATACACCAATACttatatatttgtattaaaaaatgttttacagctaATATTGTCTTTTATATTGACCAATATTATCTAAATAGTATATTTCTTTAATGTTCCTTTGATTAGACATGTAAAGTGAGTTTTTGAGGTGTAATTTaagcatattttcattttatttgcagGTCATCTATGATGAAAAAGTCATGTGGTAAGACTATAATGAAACGTTAACGGTTCAGTAGCCTCTGTTGTGTGGATAACAGATTGGGATTCAACATTGAGATGAATGTGGTatttatgaatctgtgttggtGTTCGCATGCATGTCTCAGGTGGGAGACCATCATACTGATCTCTATGTATGGAATCTACATAATCATCATGAAGTGagtctccttctcttttcttcacatttccatCCTGTTGGTATCAACCCACCACATGCTCCACACTCACTAGAGACACAaatcttttgtgtgtctgtctcttgtaTAGGTTCAACAGGTCTCTGTGCAGCCTGGTTGAGAGACACTGCAGGGCAGGTCAGCCGTGTTTGAGCAGTCTGCGACGGACGACTGCTGTCGGAAACATTGGAGACTGCGACAATGACATGGTGCCTCTTAAGCCAGGTGCAGGAGCtggtgtttgtgcatgtgtacatggAAAACATCAGAAAGTTCCCTCAGTCTCTGAGCTGCGTTCAGCAGACCTAGTGACACAGTTTTAGGCTGCCAGTCCAACCcatttctgttcctctgtgtaTTCCCTGCAGGCTGAAATAGAACTAGATCACTTTGATGGacaagatttttctccattttttatCTCTCTGACACTCTGTCCTATATGTCTTCATCTTTCTTACTCAAACTCTTGTCTTTTCCTACATGTGCCTAAACAAACTATCttctcctttctgtttttatctcctGTTAATATTTGTCCATCTCCTCTCGGTTTCCCCAGACTCGTGTGTGGTGGCCGGTCAGGACTCTGGGGTGGTGATGGTGGACGAGCTGCTGAACCTGCACCCCCACCAGCTCTCCTTCTCAGAGGCAAGCCTCCGCCTTCTCATCACCCCGCATTTCCCCCCCTTCACCCGCCTGCGCATGGCAGGACGCATGGTCATCAATGAGGTACACTGCACGCGCTCACACCCTTCACATAATGTCAAGTTCCCCTGGTTTGTTCAGCCAGTTTCGGTGGGTatttaaatgtgtgcatgtgcagcctTTTAAACAATAACATGTAATCAGCATCTTGGTaaaattactgtaaatataGTGAAATATtgtgacacacagctctgtttacTGGGTGTGTTTAAACCAACGTATCAAATCCAACTGAAGGTTAATTTGTTCACGCTGAGAGTAAAAatcgtctttgtcttttcatttctaTGAAGAATGGAGTGAGAAATTGGTCGCAGATTgactctgcttctttctcttttacttttccTTTACAGAACTGTAGAGATATTTACTCCTTCCTTTACCCTTTCCTTCTGTGTTGGATGAGAAATTCTTTAGCTTTATCTCCGTTTGTCCTGGGGGAAAAGTGACGTCCTACCTGTTCTACCAACCTGATGTAAAAGGCAGTTTAGAGGCTATAAAACATGGTATTGAGCTTGATGGTGGCATCATTTGTTTATGTTAATTATATTTAGTCAAACACAGTTTTAGCACAGCACGTAGGTAAATAATGGGGATGCACCTGTCTGTTACACCCCAGTCTTCCTCTCATTCTAACCAATATTTAGCAGATCAGACAGTTCAGGATTCAGTGCCATGGCAACCCCTGGGGTCATCACACAGTGAAgtttacagattttaaatttggGAATAACAGAGCACGGGTTTAGGATCAGTTCTCAGCATCGGTATCCTAAGCTGAGATGCTAGGAGACAATAAGTTGGATTAGTGCATTCCCAGTAAATAGACTTAAAGCTGGGGAGATATGTGCTGGCATATCAATCACCatcctgtttgctgttgttaGATGGACACCATGTAATaagcacacaaagaaacaaacacagacagatcacTGCTTAATGCATAATATTATCCCAGCAGACGAGAACTCAATCTCCAAATCTGCTTCCTCGCTCTCTCGGCTCTCCTGCATGTGCGCTTGCCATTTCCAGTGCCAAATTAAAGTGCAACTGCCAATGCTGCCCCTGCTCTGTGCCATGCCCCTAATCAACGCTTTCCAAATCCCCCCCCAGTGAATGTGAAGACATGCCTGGCTGCATAATCACTCCTCCTGCCAGTTCTCATATTGTTATGTACAGTCAGATCAAGTCATTTCCATAAACTTGCTGCAGTGTATCTCATgtcaatttgtttttgtctttttttttttttttttttttttttttttttttttcattttccttttgtgttttctctgacttGTCTCACCCACCCACAGAGGCAGAGGCTGATACGTGCTCGGGTTGGCCCAGAGGAGGGGGCCGCTTCAGGAGAGGAGGGTTTAGGTGCTAGTGGGCTGTGGGGGAGGGAGAACGGGACGGTGGCCGAGGGAGACAGGCAGATGccggagggagagagggagaggggtaAAGAGATCGTGGGGGAGACAGGTGGGGGAGCACAgccaaaag
Coding sequences:
- the slc24a6a gene encoding sodium/potassium/calcium exchanger 3, whose protein sequence is MKAPRRPRQTRLLPRFCVCGVGLLAAVSIFRLNNVTGSHGPTVDNDMSKREIIQQKDNNQTDSIARSAVNEFPEDIFTLEQRRQGAVLLHVLCAIYMFHALAIVCDVYFVPSLEKVSENLQLSQDVAGATFMAAGSSAPELFTSLIGVFITKGDVGVGTIVGSAVFNILVIIGICGIFSKQPISLTWWPLFRDAVFYILSILVLILVIYDEKVMWWETIILISMYGIYIIIMKFNRSLCSLVERHCRAGQPCLSSLRRTTAVGNIGDCDNDMVPLKPGAGAGVYSCVVAGQDSGVVMVDELLNLHPHQLSFSEASLRLLITPHFPPFTRLRMAGRMVINERQRLIRARVGPEEGAASGEEGLGASGLWGRENGTVAEGDRQMPEGERERGKEIVGETGGGAQPKEEEEEEEEQEEREEENAPFKPFVLPDSWCMRLKWLISWPLSVLLHCTIPNCNLPRWERWYLLTFLSSTLWIALFSYLMVWMVTIISYTLGIPEVIMGITFLAAGTSVPDCMASLIVARQGMGDMAVSNSIGSNIFDVLLGLGFPWALRTLIVSYGSVVTINSKGLVYSVILLLASVTLTVLCVHLNRWRLDRRLGLSLMLLYAIFLLCSVGFERL